GCGggcgggcccgggcggggcggggcgggcccccGCCGTCCGTCAGCGCTTTGTCGTTGCAGTTAACAGCGACGCGCAACTGCTGATGGCGGAAATGCTGAAAGTCTTCGTGCGAGGTGAGTGCGCAGCACCTGCGTCCGGTACCCCCCGAGGGGGGCCCCTCACTGGCTCGAGgggacccccgccccggcagGGCACCCGGCCCGCCTTCAGCTCATCCcgctccagctctgctctgccgccgcgcccccgccccggcaccctcGCGGGGCCGGGGAACGGCCTGCAGGGAGCCGGGCCACCTCGCTCCGCGGGACTGCGTCTTCCTCCCGGAAAACCAGCCCCCGCCGCCATCTCTAAGACCCCCTATCAACTCTTGACTGACGCTTGTACCGCAGAAGCAGCGGCACGGGCAGCACGGCAGGCTCAGGCGGAGGACCTGGAGAAAGTGGATGTTGAGCATGTGGAGAAAGTGCTGCCACAGCTGGTATGTAACTGAGCTGCACTCGGAGAGGATAAGGACTGAAGCAGCTTAATCCTCTTCCTTTGGGGAGATGTTCAGGGACCCAGCAGATGTGCTGACTGGCTTGCTGCTCTCTCCTTACAGCTTCTAGATTTCTAGAGGCCTCATGAACCACGCGTGACCTGCCGGCAGAAGATGCTGACCTGACAGCGAACATCTAGCTCATCCTCGGAGTCTACCTCTAGGAAGAACAGTCTCaccttctttctctgccattgTGCTTCTGCTTCCCCTCTCCTTTACCAAGTACGACAAAGCCCTAGGCAACTATGCTGTCAGATGCTATTTTTGAAAAGAGGCTGCCACACGCTCGTTTTCGTCAGCTGTGTAACTCATTTCCATCTTGCTGCCTTACACCTTTAACAGTAGCCTGTACTTCACAGCACAGCAAGATGCTGTTGCTTTCTCAGCTAATGTGAGAAACAGGTGCTGCTTCACAGAGATGCACAGAAAGACTTAATGGCTGGAAATGTTGTCCAAACTTCAGGCTCTCATCGCCTCAGCAGGCAGCTGTGGCAGAAACTTTAGGTCCAGCTCCAAGCCTGTCTAATGAATAGGCTGTTAACAGGAGCTCAGTCACAGGCTCCTGCCAAAAGCAGGTAACtgatctttattttataaataaacagtGTCTGTCCCTCGCTACTTTCCAGTATGTCTCCAGGGCTGTGACATCAAAGAATGCTTGGAACCTTTTAACCATTTGATATTCTCCTCAGAAGCTGCTTCCCCTCTGCTATAAATTTGTTCTCACAAAGAAACATCAATAAATTAAAACCGAGTCACCCTCCCTTGTGTAGGCTCTTTGCTGCAATTAATCATCGAAAGTCAAATTGCTTCAAAGACTTGCAAAGTTTCCCCCTCACCCACCCTCTTCTCTAAATCTTTGTAGGACGAAAGGAAAAAGGACAGAATAACAAACAGCATGTGTGAGAATCCCACATCATGGGACAGCCTGGCCCCGCAGGCagcaggggggctgtggggggggggaagctgtgAAATAAGAAACCTTACACATGTAGGCAGGACCCACACAACTGAACTGGCTTTGTTGGGAAATACATAGCCAGCTGCACGAAAAGCAGCTGACACCAGCGTGTCTTAAGGATTGCACACACTCTGTTGTTGCCTATCTGTAGTTTTTATGGTTAGTAATagcaagcaatttttttccccatcgaCAGCTGTAGCAGGCAAAGGCTCAGTAGGTCACTGTACTCTTTCAGCCAAGAGCTATCAAGGTCATCACTCAAGACACCAGCCACTTGGAAACTTCAGCTAAAACCACAATTTAATACACATTCTTTCTGATGACAGTACCAGCTTAAGCAGTGCCCCATCCCTTTGCGCTGCAGCCTCTTTGCCAAGACAACTGTTTGTGCAGCTGTACAACAAAACCAATAAGGGAACTGACCTAGTTCAGCCTTCAGCCCCACAACCACATGGTAAAAAAAGGCAAtagcaaaaaaatgcaagtaataCTACCTCTGAATGCCCCAAAATCCCAGGGATTAATTCAGCTACTATAGCAGAAGTGATATTGAAACAAACCCAGCTCAGCAGGTATCTGCGTGTATTGTTCTGTGGCAGGGTAGGAATCCTCATAGCAACTACCTTAGTGAAGAGCCTGCAGTTTTAAATATCGGGACATCTTGTCCTCTTAAAGAATGGACAAGCATGGGCAGAACTGACTGAGGTAATGCACATAGTTAGCAATATGAGGTTTCCTAATCCTCACCCCTCTACTTAACCCATGAAACTGCCCCAGTAATAATGATATTGCTGGTTGTGTCCCTGAActtctccttctgttttcctgtatCAGGTACTTGCAGGTGATAGTTATGGTGCTAGCTCTTTGTCAGAACTGGTAGAATCAAAATAGCTAAGCAAATCAGTACTATTTGATGTCGTGCTCTTCAAAAAGCAAGACTAGTACATCTGAAAGCACACTACAACTTCTTACCAACCAGACTGCTTCTGTTTATTCTAATCCTGTGAATCAAAACAACCAGCACAAGTGTATCATCACCTATCATTAGCTATGGCTATTAGTTGGCCCCTGATACATCCTGCATAAATTCAGCAAAGCAACTCTAGCTACAGTCTACCTCTGACTTCTGTGAAATGAATAGCACCTGAACCAAGATACAAATAGTCCTATGGAGTGTAGGCTCAGCCCACACTTCATCCACTGAAGTAATAAACTTTaagtgttattttaatattttttgttttgctgtagtaTGTCTTTTATAGCCTGTCAAGTGCAAGAAGGGCTTGCTTTCCACAGGAAGGATTTAGAGCAGCAGCTGTACATAATGCATTCCCCACTGCCAGCGGCCGCACACATTCCCTGTTTATGTTTGGGTGTCATATAAGAAATCAATCAACATTTTTGCTAAAGCATTCTGCTCCCTCCACTTTGagtctcctttttcctcttccacctTTCTTTCATGCCTCCCCCTCCCTCTGAGTTTCTTCAAAGGGAGCATTTGGAAGTAATTAGACCTGAAGGGAAATGTTGGCCAGGCTGGGAGACAATGACAAGTGCCAGGAACCCTGGGTGCCCTTTCTAGCCACTTTGAAGTTCATTCAGATGGTACAAAGCTCCATTTTGCTTTGTCgaaaaaaaatgggaggaaggGAATGAGGCATGACAGGCCCATTGAAAAGGGAGCAGGTTCCTGTGAATTGACAGAGAAACTGAGTACTGGGGGAAGAAATGTATTATCAAAGCGACCGACAAAAAGGCCTCCTATGGCCACTCTGCTTTATTACATCTACAAATTGTGCAGATGCACACGTAGTTCAGGGAACAATTTGCCTATacagggaaaatggaaaacatgttATTACCGTAACATGGAACGCCAGCTGTCCAATATGAATCACTGATCCATGGAGAAGacttcaaataaaatacagcacCATGGCTACTGTGGCACTACAGAGCTCATCTCCAGTATAAGCACAATTCTAACCAACAATATTCATCCCAGTACAACATCTGCAGGAGGCAAAGATCTAACTAGTGCTTCCCTCCGTACACTAACTGCACTGCAGAGAACAGTTACTCTGCTGTGGAAACATTTGGACCATAGAAGTCCATAGATCGAAGGTCACATGAAGAGAACCTTTTACTGGATGTTTTTCTCCTCACTGTAACTGTAATTACTGATGTTAATTACATagagtgaaaataaaacacagagcTTGGGGCAGAAACAAACTCCACATGCGTTCTATTAACCTGTGTTCTTTGTTAACAAGATTCTGGCATTCTGAAAATACAAGTGCAGCAGACCAAGAGGTTCACAGGAAAAGCCTACTTGAGCTGTTTTAAACCACCTAAGTGGTTCTTCTTCACTCACTTTCCAGCCATCTATGCCCAGAATTATCAGCAGCACTAACCCCGGCCAGCAAGAAGCAGAGAGAAATCTTGTTCTAGGCAGCACTTAACTATAGGTAAAACTGAATCGGATTGTACTTTGCTGCTAGAATTCAGGCAGCTAGACTCAAGTTATCTCTGAAGGTAGAACTGGGaagatttgaatttaaaaatacgGAGAGAAACAAAGTCCTTCACAGAAAGTACATAGGAATTATTTCCTCCTTAATTCTCTATTCATGTTATTTGCATGCAAGAAACCTGAAATTTAACCTCTAACCTTGCTTCTGTAGTCACAAAGACCACACACAGGCTTTCCACTCCTCCAAAAGGTGAAACTGGCATCTGAAATAGCAATTTTCTATTTATAACTAATGTTCATACAGATTAGATCTCTCCAGGGCCACCAACAATTTCTTACACATTCTGAGTAAGTTCATCAGGAAAGAGGCACAGCTGACTGCCCACTGATCCAGCAGCTCAGAATATTTCATCTCTTCCCACCTACAAAACAAACATAAGAGCATTAAAACACTTAACCACATAATTTGCACTGTATCATTTCTCAACAACATGACCTGGTTGCTGAGAGTTCTGTACACTGCTGTGCTCAGGCAACAGTTGGGTAGCACACAGGAGCACTTCTTAGGCAGATGGAATGGTGAATACATCATAACTTTCGGAGCAGGGAACTTCATCCTACATATTATTAACATGCATGTTAGAGCATGTTATTAACCTTCCATACCAGCTGTTAATGGGTAACCTGCACAAGTAGGCAAGATGTTATTTCATACTTTATCCAgataaccgttacttgggaaagAAAGTTCTACTCTTAAGTGGAATGCTTCAAGCATACTGGAAACGGGAAACAGTAAAGATACTGTTTCCCACATGGTCTGCATCAGTATCCCAGTACCAGTCTAAAACAGATCAGCCACAGCAGGAAAACACACCAACCCAGTTTGCAGCCTTCCAGCTATTATTTCAGACCTTATGCTATGCTTGCCGGAGCTGATGGCCTCACAGTATCTTCAAGAATCAAATACTAAAATTCTCATTCAGGAAGTTAACATTTGGCATTATTAGCCAGGAAATTCCATATAATTCTTCCTAGTTTTATTACTGTTAAGGGGGTTGATTGAacgtcatctttttttttttcttcccctcctctccttctcttctctttgccACTGCATCAAAAAGTGTATATTGCCAATTGTTTAATTCAGGAATCCTTCTTCTAGTTACTTCATATTTTGTATAAATTCTCATATAAAACCACACATAAGCTATTGGTTCTGAGACTAAAAACAAGGCTGCAGTTTTCTGATCAGGATAAACCAAGAAAAAATTCATAATGGAAACTTGGTTGCAATCTTAACTATGGAAAACCACTACTGTTTTGCAGTGAAGATAAAAAACAGAAAGATCGACTCAAAAGAATCAAGAGAAAGGAAAGTACTAAAACAGACTATACCAGGCAGCAAAGGAAAAGTAACGACAGAGGTTTAACAGGTGACATGGGCCCTTGGTATGTAGAATATCACGCCTATTAGTATTTGAACGACACTAGCATAGATAAGAACTTAACACATTAAGCCCAGAACATAGTTAAGAGTGCTGCAAGGATATGGATCAGACATCAAACTCAACACTGCCCAGAGCTTGCATTCAGATACTTCTCCAGTGAAGGCTGAGGTTTAAGACACAAACTGATTTGTGATTGACAAGCATTGAATCAAATGTCCTGCAAGCCTTATGTTGACATCTTCAAGAATACTATCAACGTCCAACACGTTTGGCACAGAGGAGCCTGCCTTTCTGGGGAGTTCAGAATGAGAAGAGCTCTCCTCTGATTTCATGATACCTGGCAGCTTCAGCCATTTGGGTATTTTCCCAGGGGCCCTTCTCAACACCTGTGGAGCTTCATGCATGCTTGCTGGTTCTGGTTGCTCATTGGTCTTTTTGTCACTTCCCACTTCTGGTTCAGACAGGGATGGAACTGTTGATTCTAAAGATGATGAAGCAGAAGGAACTAATGATTTGGACAaacatctgaggaagaaaataagcaagTATAATTAAGCTTCATTTTTTCATAATAGCCCCTTGTACCACCACCTCCTTTAAACTTTTAAAGTCAGCTTGAAAAGGCTCTTCTTTTTCATCATAAAAGCCCTAGGATTTACTTGATTTAGTCACTGAAATCCTACTTTGCAAAGAAGGACTCACAAAGCTACGAAGTCAAGTATGACAGTATGACTGTTTCAGGAGAAAATGAAGTCTAGTATCTTCAGAACACATTTCTTTGTAGTAAGATGGGCCCATTTCATGCTTCCCATCCCTGAAATACTCACCCATTTGCAACTCTATTCAGTCCCAACGTACCTGGCTACTAATAAATCAGCTGCAGAAGGGGAAACTGCACAGCTCAGCAGGTCCGATTTCAGGTAAcaatctgtttaaaaatgaaatccaAACACTTGTTTGGTAACATAGAGACATCAATCACCACAGAATCACGTAGCTCTCGGCTCAGTAAATACCTTCTGTATACTATAGTAAATCTCCATCACCTTCCCCCAACTGACACAGGACACTTTTAAACTATGACAGTTTCTTTCACAACTCAAGGTGCCCTATTTCATCATTCAAACCTCAAGATCTtgacattttctttcagtgttcaCTGCATCTCAGAAACTTTTATGTGAAGCCAGAGCATGCTTTAATCTCTGGGAGAAACAGAAATTCTAAGCATAAACCAGACAGTCCATTACAATAGGAGGTCTGTGAAAGTGTTTCATAGTCATTTGTCTAGTTAACATTTTGAACAACAGAATTTCCTTCTACAGAGTCGTTCTTCTACCATTCTTGTCCCCATAGTAGAGAATGCCTACTCCAGAGGCTAACAAATCTCATAAGAAAGGTACTATGTTTACATTTATGCTCAAGCTAACTGACCAAGCTAGCTCTGAAGAGCTTCAGGCCATTCGGAATGGGAACATTTACCAGCATTCTCAAGCATTGCATTATCTTTTGTTGGAAGAACTCTGAACGTAAGGATGTAATTCTTCTGGGTCTACTATAGGAGCTATATAGTCAGCTGAAGAAGAGGAAATTCACTCACCCCTGCACTCCTCAGATCCAAAATGAATGACAGCAGTTGGAAAGAGTTTAGCCTAcagcaaaaggggaaaagaagagatCACTGATTGTAGATGCTTTCACAGTTCACTGTGAACATTAGAGACAGGTTAGACAGCTATGGACAAATTCAGAGTTTAAGCTGAATAATTCAGAAAAGGCTAAACTTGTATAGAGCACAGGGCACTCAGAGTAAGACATGAAGTAAAATTCTATGATCTATTCTCCTACACACAGATGACGAGACGTGTACAGCAACTGCTCATTGCGCTGATGACCTGCCGTTAGTTTTCCGCTGTCCCTGTATCTCAGGCCATTATATTTCACCCACATTCTCCACTGCTGAGCAGATAACGTGAATATGGTTAAGAATCTTCCAAGACCTGAGTGGCTGATAGTAAGAGAAGGAAAATCCAGCTACACCCTTGGAAATCTGTTCTAGATTATTCTATTATATTTATACCCTGTCTCTAGTTGGAATTTGTCTAGTTTCAACAGCCTTCCAGGATGCAGTCTGTGCTTTATAAATCCAGCCTGAATTCCTAGTTCCTACTTGTCAGAATAATTGCCATATTCAAACATTTTTGTCATCCATTTAGCTCATTATGTGACCTAGATAACTGTAGGACTGCCTTTTTCATGTCTGCATATATTAGTCTGATGATCTTTATTTCATCTGCAAATGTTATTAatgattattttctatttatatatcTACTGCCAAACCAGATAAAAATAACGAACAGAGTGTGGCCAGAACCGGCGTAATACCAGCAAAACACCAGCATAAGTGATCTATGTTTTTCAACAATTCCTCTCTGACTATTATTTGAGATGTCAGTCAGCCAAATCATAATTCATTTAGCGTATCCTTTAATTACACTGTGTGGCACACCTTAAAAAAGACCCCACATATAGGTCATAAAGCACTGAATCAAGTGAAAGTAAGTTAAAGTATGTAAATTTATTGAGTCTGTGATCTCGTAACTACTGCCTCCATATAGAAAGACCCATGATAAAAGGATAGCGCCACAGTGCCCTGGCTGACCACATCAGTGGAAAAGCAGGAAACACTGCCTGTCTCACTGGGAATGGCCCCAGAAAGGTATGCACCACATTACCTTGAATCTTATCTTTTCGCCTACCTCTTCAGTGCTCCACAACAACAAGCAATTTCTGGTCAAACGCATACACAAAAACCACATTAAACAGAGTTCCCATTAGCTCATAATCTAAGAGAACAAACTCTTCCTTCTGCAACCTAGAAGTGCAATAAAGCCAGAGTCAGCTTTTGCCACTCTACCATTAACTACCACTGCACAGAGAAAAGACACtctctgcaggcaaaaaaaaaaatgtctacaACTCTAGTCAGCAGGCCTGGTTCCTAATTTAACCTGTTTGTACATTTACCACACTGCTTTATACTTCAATTTCCCCCATTTTAAGGTGTATAGCCATCAAACAGGAAGAATGAGATGGCAACTGATGTCTCTCAAGTTACTCAGATGTAATGCACTAAATAGTATCTGGCTTGTTGCAGTTCACTTGTTTTTCTCTAATTTTAAATAGCAACAAATCAAAATGATGAAGCTTCTGACAACTTATGTTGACAATGGCCATTCTCACCATCTTCTTTCAATGTTTTACATTCAGTCTCTTATGTCATGGCTAAACAGCTTTATTCAACTACCTCTGCATAAATAAATACTGAATAACATTCAATACAAAATATGAATTATGTTCAATATACTAACACATTAAAGGACATTATACTGTTGAGAAGTAATTTGCCAGTAGCTCAAATGATGACCTACTGGACAAAtaattgtaaaagaaaagaaattattttcaactaGCCCTAAGTAATATATAGGATCAGATTCAAGCCAGTAAGAAACAATAATTAATTACAATGTAGTAAAATTCAACAgcatatgaaatgaaaatgtatgaaCAATTAACGTAAACAGTGTATGTTAGAAAAAGAGTCAACAAAATTAAGCACGCTTATTAAAGACCTGGAAGTCAGAGGAAATGGAAGCAAAATCCTTAGCTATTGAATCCTTAGCTATTGAGTAAACACTACTTGGAAAAATGGAGTCTTAGAAATGCTGTGCACccctaactaaaaaaaaaaagcaaccacagAAGCAAGCATTAAAGCAGACTAGCAAatgttgtcatttaaaaaacaacaaagatcTTTCAACTTTGGTAGCTGATACTTCTGAGGTGAATAATAAGGAATGAAGCAGCAGAATGGGTGTAGGGAAGGAAATCCAGAGCTAAAATG
This window of the Calonectris borealis chromosome 20, bCalBor7.hap1.2, whole genome shotgun sequence genome carries:
- the CENPX gene encoding centromere protein X, translated to MEERDSRAGNFRKETVDRLLRLHFRDGRTRVNSDAQLLMAEMLKVFVREAAARAARQAQAEDLEKVDVEHVEKVLPQLLLDF